Below is a genomic region from Methanobacterium sp..
CATAGACATGTAAAAATCTGTGATTTTTACGGTCACAAAATCTTTGATTTTGTGAACATGAGCATAAGTAAACACAAGAATCAATTAAAGCATATTTAATCATTATAAGGCGATATCATGAATATAACGAAGGTTTTAACTGGTAAAGAAGGTGAAAAACTATTTTTGTTAGGTAATGAAGCTGCAGTTCGAGGAACAGTCGAAGCTGGAGTATCAGTTGCCTCAACATACCCAGGTACACCATCTTCAGAAATTGGAGATGTTTTATCCAAGCTTGCAAAGGATGCAGGGATGTACTTCGAATTTTCCACCAATGAAAAAGTAGCACTTGAGGTTTCAGCTGCTGCTGCAGCATCAGGTTTACGTTCATTTACTTTTATGAAACATGTAGGCTTAAACGTGGCTGCAGATTCATTTATGAGCGTAGTTTATGAGGGAGTAAATGGCGGGATGATCATCCTGTCAGCAGATGATCCTTCCATATTCTCATCTCAAAATGAACAGGACAACAGACATTACGCACGGATTGCAGGCATTCCTACAGTTGAACCTTCCAATCCCCAGGAAATAAAGGATATGATGAAGTACGGGTACGAACTTTCAGAAGAGTTCCAAATACCTGTTTTAATGCGTACAACCACAAGGGTTTCCCATATGAGAGGAGTGGTAGAACTGGAAAAGCCTATCACCGATAAAAAAACAGGATACTTTAAAAAAGACCCTAAACGTTTTGTACCTGTACCTGCAAACGCCAGGGAAATGCACAGAATACTGGTTGAAAAAATGGAAAAAATAGAAGATGTGGCCAGTAATTCTCCATTTAACAGGATATTCAATAAAGGAAGCAAAATTGGCGTAATTACAAGCGGCAGTGCATTTAACTATGCCATAGATGTTATAGAAAAAAATGATCTGGCTGTAAACATCCTAAAAATTGGTTTTTCATATCCTTTCCCTGAAAAACTGGTATATGACTTTATAAAGGATTTAGACCACGTAGTAGTTATTGAAGAAGTAGATCCAATAATGGAAAAAGATGTACTTGCAGTAATCGGAAAATATGGATTAAAAACAAAAGTACACGGCAAACTCGATGAAACACTGCCCATGATCTTTGAGTACACGCCAGATATAGTTCTAGAAGGCATGAGAAAAGTTATTGACATTAATTTAAAAGAAAACCAATCATATGAACCGGACATTCCCCTTCCAGTACGTGCACCGACTTTATGTTCGGGATGTCCTCACAGGGCTGCTTATTATACTGTTAAAAAAGCAGTTGAAGAGCTAGGTCTTGATGCAGTGTATCCAAACGATATCGGTTGTTACACACTTGGAATTGAATCCCCATATGAAATGGCAGATTACCTGCTCGCTATGGGTTCAAGTGTAGGTACAAGCTGCGGATTCTCAAAATCAACTGATCAAAGTATTGTAAGCTTTATAGGAGACTCTACATTTTTCCATGCGGGTATCCCACCTCTCATAAATGCAG
It encodes:
- the iorA gene encoding indolepyruvate ferredoxin oxidoreductase subunit alpha, translated to MNITKVLTGKEGEKLFLLGNEAAVRGTVEAGVSVASTYPGTPSSEIGDVLSKLAKDAGMYFEFSTNEKVALEVSAAAAASGLRSFTFMKHVGLNVAADSFMSVVYEGVNGGMIILSADDPSIFSSQNEQDNRHYARIAGIPTVEPSNPQEIKDMMKYGYELSEEFQIPVLMRTTTRVSHMRGVVELEKPITDKKTGYFKKDPKRFVPVPANAREMHRILVEKMEKIEDVASNSPFNRIFNKGSKIGVITSGSAFNYAIDVIEKNDLAVNILKIGFSYPFPEKLVYDFIKDLDHVVVIEEVDPIMEKDVLAVIGKYGLKTKVHGKLDETLPMIFEYTPDIVLEGMRKVIDINLKENQSYEPDIPLPVRAPTLCSGCPHRAAYYTVKKAVEELGLDAVYPNDIGCYTLGIESPYEMADYLLAMGSSVGTSCGFSKSTDQSIVSFIGDSTFFHAGIPPLINAVHNKDKFVLVILDNRTTAMTGGQPHPGLPIDGMGEMAPEISIEKIVKAVGVEFLEVINPVSVDISKEIFKKALQFDGVAVVISKYPCMLTKKGVTNQLLMNIDPEKCDKCMNCLKELTCPAIYVAEDGSVNIDSMFCRGCSVCMQICPKKAIGAKRIS